The following proteins are co-located in the Micromonospora tarapacensis genome:
- a CDS encoding DUF3040 domain-containing protein, with amino-acid sequence MPLSEHEQRLFDQIERSLAEDTKFASAVRASDPRFHARRRLLVAAGMIIVGLALLVYGAVIKTPPLAVAGFVVMLASAAFAVQSHRRAQSPDLHVVGGTASRRRSRGRAGRRPGLLDRLEDRWRQRPEGHR; translated from the coding sequence GTGCCGCTCTCGGAGCACGAGCAGCGGCTGTTCGATCAGATCGAGCGGTCGCTTGCCGAGGACACCAAGTTCGCCTCGGCTGTGCGCGCCAGCGATCCGCGCTTCCACGCGCGGCGTCGCCTGCTCGTCGCTGCCGGCATGATCATCGTTGGCCTGGCGTTGTTGGTCTACGGCGCGGTGATCAAGACGCCGCCGCTGGCAGTGGCGGGATTCGTTGTCATGCTGGCCTCGGCCGCGTTCGCGGTGCAGTCGCACCGTCGGGCGCAGTCACCCGACCTGCACGTCGTCGGAGGCACGGCCAGTCGTCGCCGGTCCCGAGGTCGCGCCGGCCGACGGCCCGGCTTACTCGACCGGTTGGAGGACCGGTGGCGGCAGCGCCCGGAGGGGCACCGCTGA
- a CDS encoding TetR/AcrR family transcriptional regulator, with the protein MSGPRRRRRADAERSSAVVLRAAIDLLARRPQASMEDIAAAAGVARQTVYAHYSSRDRLLTAVVEHVMADVMAVFDSLDLDRGSPVDSLRRWLDAAWRVLARYPILLTDAVVAPPADEYRRHLRITGHLVELLERGRRSGEFDKRPPVTWQVSAIVGLGHAAGQEVAAGRMPMQDAGAAFRRGALRVCVRSDD; encoded by the coding sequence ATGAGCGGGCCGAGGCGGCGGCGACGCGCCGACGCCGAACGCAGCAGCGCCGTCGTGCTCCGGGCCGCCATCGACCTGTTGGCCCGCCGGCCGCAGGCCAGCATGGAGGACATCGCGGCCGCCGCCGGGGTCGCCCGGCAGACCGTGTACGCGCACTACTCGTCGCGGGACCGCCTGCTGACAGCCGTGGTCGAGCACGTCATGGCCGACGTGATGGCAGTCTTCGACAGCCTGGACCTCGACCGCGGGTCCCCCGTCGACTCACTGCGACGCTGGCTGGACGCCGCGTGGCGGGTGCTGGCCCGGTACCCGATCCTGCTGACCGACGCCGTCGTCGCACCACCCGCGGACGAGTACCGGCGACACCTGCGGATCACCGGACACCTGGTCGAACTCCTCGAACGGGGTCGACGCTCGGGCGAGTTCGACAAGCGACCACCGGTCACGTGGCAGGTGTCGGCGATCGTCGGGCTGGGCCACGCGGCCGGGCAGGAGGTGGCCGCCGGCAGGATGCCGATGCAGGACGCCGGCGCGGCGTTCCGGCGCGGGGCGCTGCGGGTGTGCGTCCGCTCCGACGACTAG
- a CDS encoding nuclear transport factor 2-like protein: MTASSTRLPGHDLAGYLHGYPQEIAFGDEEPAAVFDRYHTPDFILTNDGLPLDRGRLLAHVHSGRRRAVEIRTVVREVVNDGEQVAARYVLTAVMRRGQPISTEIFMFGRLAADGRLRSVTQLTRNVSDSPSHGPDAR, from the coding sequence ATGACCGCGTCCAGCACCCGCCTCCCCGGCCACGACCTGGCCGGTTACCTGCACGGCTATCCACAGGAGATCGCCTTCGGCGACGAGGAGCCGGCGGCGGTCTTCGACCGCTACCACACCCCGGACTTCATCCTCACCAACGACGGCCTGCCGCTCGACCGGGGACGGCTGCTCGCCCATGTGCACTCGGGACGCCGGCGAGCGGTCGAGATCCGGACCGTGGTCCGGGAGGTCGTCAACGACGGCGAGCAGGTGGCGGCGCGCTACGTCCTGACCGCGGTCATGCGCAGGGGCCAGCCCATCTCGACGGAGATCTTCATGTTCGGCCGCCTGGCCGCGGACGGCCGGCTGCGATCCGTGACCCAGCTGACCCGGAACGTGTCGGACAGCCCGAGTCACGGACCGGACGCACGCTGA